A region of Prochlorococcus marinus subsp. pastoris str. CCMP1986 DNA encodes the following proteins:
- a CDS encoding glycosyltransferase family 4 protein, translating to MVHVAWLGKKSPFCGNVSYGNLTTEQLKVRGHKVSFIHFDKPSNTNESKPLFLANDPEVSLPYLIKSQVYTIPSPRAEKELRHSLERLKPDIVHASLTLSPLDFRLPELCKQINLPLVGTFHPAFDKNNRNLTASTQQLTYQLYAPSLAKFHKIIVFSEPQKTLLENLGVSKEKQIIIPNGVDESIWQPVKVKSKKYNLVKSKLGEGRIFIYMGRIANEKNIEALLKSWRQTKTNNCKLVIVGDGPMKPTLENSFSNLGKDKLIWWGSETDLETRVAIMQIAEVFFLPSLIEGLSLSLLEAMSTGTACVATDAGADGEVLDNGAGIVISTENVVTQLKTIIPILVDHPSFTKALGEKGRERVIERYTIKKNIEALEKLYLNTIKISNP from the coding sequence GTGGTTCATGTTGCCTGGTTAGGTAAAAAATCTCCCTTTTGTGGAAATGTAAGTTATGGAAATTTAACTACTGAACAATTAAAAGTGAGAGGCCATAAAGTAAGTTTTATACATTTTGATAAACCCTCTAATACAAACGAATCTAAACCCTTATTTTTAGCCAACGATCCTGAGGTCAGTCTTCCTTACTTAATTAAATCACAAGTTTATACGATCCCTTCTCCAAGAGCAGAAAAAGAACTAAGACATTCATTAGAGAGATTAAAGCCAGATATAGTTCATGCAAGTCTAACTTTATCTCCTCTCGACTTTAGATTGCCTGAACTTTGCAAACAAATAAACCTCCCACTTGTAGGGACATTTCATCCCGCATTTGATAAAAATAATAGGAACTTAACTGCAAGTACTCAACAACTAACTTATCAACTTTATGCGCCCTCTCTTGCTAAATTTCATAAAATAATTGTTTTTTCAGAACCTCAAAAAACACTTTTAGAAAACCTAGGCGTTAGTAAAGAAAAGCAAATAATTATTCCAAATGGAGTTGATGAAAGTATTTGGCAACCTGTTAAAGTAAAAAGTAAAAAATATAATTTAGTTAAAAGTAAACTAGGGGAAGGAAGAATATTTATATATATGGGAAGGATTGCTAACGAAAAAAATATTGAGGCTCTTTTAAAATCCTGGCGTCAAACAAAAACTAATAATTGCAAACTAGTAATTGTTGGAGACGGACCAATGAAGCCTACACTGGAAAATAGTTTTTCTAACCTAGGAAAAGATAAATTAATTTGGTGGGGATCAGAAACTGATTTAGAAACCAGAGTAGCAATTATGCAAATCGCAGAGGTGTTTTTTTTACCAAGTTTAATAGAGGGACTATCTTTATCACTTTTAGAGGCAATGTCCACTGGTACGGCATGTGTTGCAACTGATGCTGGAGCTGATGGTGAAGTTTTAGATAATGGAGCAGGCATTGTGATCTCTACTGAAAATGTTGTCACTCAATTAAAAACTATAATTCCAATTTTGGTAGATCATCCTTCATTCACAAAGGCTCTGGGGGAAAAAGGACGTGAAAGAGTAATTGAAAGATATACAATTAAAAAAAATATTGAAGCCCTGGAAAAACTTTACTTAAATACTATAAAAATATCTAACCCTTAA
- a CDS encoding dihydrolipoamide acetyltransferase family protein, with amino-acid sequence MSHEIFMPALSSTMTEGKIVEWLKNPGDKVERGESVLVVESDKADMDVESFQDGYLAAVLMPAGSTAPVGETIGLIVENQDEIASIQEQNKGKQTEVSSDGQLELPNNKPEIKEEKQKEVPQNNEQEVEIKREKVLITSNEIQFNASTSNNSSRVIASPRAKKLASTMGVELAKVHGSGPHGRIQADDVLKANGQPVSIPWIGEGSSPASISSPHVQAESKSETLGNSFGNPGETVQFNTLQKAVNKNMESSLNVPCFRVGYSINTDKLDNFYKKVKQNGVTMTALLVKAVAKTLKKHPQVNSSFSENGISYPENINIAVAVAMEDGGLITPVLKEPCNTDLFELSREWKDLVKRSRAKQLEPDEYSTGTFTLSNLGMFGVDRFDAILPPGTGAILAIASSKPTVVANNDGSISVKKIMQVNLTADHRVIYGADGASFLKDLSSLIENEPETLVA; translated from the coding sequence ATGTCTCACGAAATATTTATGCCAGCTCTTAGTTCTACTATGACTGAAGGCAAAATTGTTGAATGGTTAAAGAATCCTGGAGATAAAGTTGAAAGAGGAGAATCTGTTTTAGTTGTTGAATCAGATAAAGCTGATATGGATGTTGAATCTTTTCAAGATGGATATCTTGCTGCAGTACTAATGCCAGCTGGTAGTACTGCTCCAGTTGGTGAAACCATTGGACTTATTGTAGAGAATCAGGATGAGATAGCTTCTATACAAGAACAAAATAAAGGTAAACAGACTGAAGTATCAAGTGATGGTCAACTCGAATTACCAAATAATAAACCTGAAATAAAAGAAGAAAAGCAAAAAGAGGTGCCTCAAAATAATGAGCAGGAAGTCGAGATTAAAAGGGAAAAAGTGCTAATTACCTCTAATGAGATTCAATTTAACGCCTCTACTAGTAATAATTCTTCAAGAGTAATAGCATCTCCAAGGGCAAAAAAACTTGCTTCTACAATGGGAGTCGAATTAGCAAAAGTGCATGGATCAGGACCTCATGGAAGGATTCAGGCTGATGATGTATTGAAGGCAAATGGCCAACCTGTGTCTATTCCATGGATAGGAGAGGGAAGTTCTCCCGCCAGTATTTCTAGTCCTCATGTTCAAGCCGAAAGCAAGTCAGAGACATTAGGGAATAGTTTTGGAAACCCCGGGGAAACTGTACAATTTAATACTCTTCAAAAAGCTGTAAATAAGAATATGGAATCAAGTTTAAATGTTCCATGTTTTAGAGTTGGGTATTCAATTAATACTGATAAATTGGATAATTTTTACAAGAAAGTAAAGCAAAATGGAGTTACTATGACTGCGTTGTTAGTCAAGGCAGTTGCAAAGACACTTAAAAAACATCCCCAAGTTAATTCAAGCTTTTCAGAAAACGGAATTTCTTATCCAGAAAATATAAATATTGCTGTGGCTGTTGCTATGGAAGATGGAGGGTTGATAACTCCAGTATTAAAAGAACCTTGTAACACTGATTTATTTGAATTATCTAGAGAGTGGAAAGATCTTGTGAAAAGATCTAGAGCAAAACAATTAGAACCAGATGAATACTCAACAGGAACATTTACTTTGTCAAATTTAGGAATGTTTGGTGTTGACAGGTTTGATGCAATACTTCCACCAGGTACAGGTGCGATTTTAGCCATAGCATCATCGAAGCCAACAGTTGTTGCTAATAATGATGGCTCAATATCTGTTAAAAAAATAATGCAAGTAAACTTAACCGCTGATCATAGAGTAATTTATGGTGCTGATGGTGCATCATTCTTAAAAGACTTGTCTTCTCTCATTGAAAACGAGCCAGAAACACTTGTAGCCTAA
- a CDS encoding AMP-binding protein, giving the protein MKELAYWPAAKSLSKNEKFTSTRKDINNLDHVDQIWEYLKLRCGNTIAINDLRGKNKEKISYSELADLITKVSNSFKNYGLVKGDVVTLISENSPRWLIADQGLMRLGAINAVRGINSPSVELEYIIEHSNSVGLIVQSKEVWLKLNKKNELKKRFKFIINLEDEQFEDLINWPEFIKAGEENLLKNNSFEKYNHQINDIASILYTSGTTGKPKGVPLTHANFLHQIINLANIADPEPGTSVLSVLPIWHSYERSAEYFFFSCGCTQFYTNPKFLKDDIKQVKPVVMATVPRLWEAIHDGFFLALKKMPPKKQKIIKILIKNSSIFKRNLRKIRNLEINQVSSLAKISLTISVIGRFFIHKISSTFLWPSILKQLCGEKLKFPINGGGALPEHVDLFFESLGIDVLVGYGLTETSPVLTCRRRELNVRGSSGQPLAFTEIKIMNEEKDKILKFKEIGKILVKGPQVMKGYLNNISATKDVLSKDGWFDTGDLGFLIPNGSLVITGRAKDTIVLSSGENIEPNPLETEILSSEFINQVQLVGQDKKCLTALVAPNIELVENKFFENDISKLNSNKKIGLFFKSQINNLLKNRLGARFEEQILECYFVDAFTLENGLLTQTLKQKRREIVDLYSTHIEEMYKK; this is encoded by the coding sequence ATGAAAGAATTAGCATATTGGCCTGCAGCAAAATCTCTTTCAAAAAATGAAAAATTTACAAGTACAAGGAAAGATATAAATAATCTTGATCATGTTGATCAAATATGGGAATACTTAAAATTAAGATGTGGGAATACAATAGCTATTAATGATTTGAGAGGAAAAAATAAAGAAAAAATTTCCTATTCTGAGTTAGCTGATTTAATCACTAAAGTCTCTAATTCTTTTAAAAATTATGGATTAGTTAAAGGTGATGTTGTCACCTTAATATCTGAAAACTCACCAAGATGGTTAATAGCTGACCAAGGGTTGATGCGATTAGGAGCTATTAATGCTGTAAGAGGTATTAATTCACCTTCAGTAGAATTAGAGTACATAATTGAGCATTCTAATTCTGTTGGTCTAATTGTTCAATCTAAAGAAGTCTGGTTAAAATTAAATAAAAAAAATGAATTAAAAAAAAGATTCAAATTTATAATTAATCTGGAAGATGAACAATTTGAAGATCTAATAAATTGGCCTGAATTTATAAAAGCTGGAGAGGAAAATCTTTTAAAAAATAATAGTTTCGAAAAATATAATCATCAGATTAACGATATTGCCAGCATTCTCTATACATCAGGGACAACAGGTAAACCAAAAGGTGTTCCCTTAACACATGCAAACTTTTTACATCAAATCATTAATCTGGCCAATATCGCCGATCCAGAACCGGGAACTTCTGTCTTGAGTGTATTACCTATCTGGCATTCGTATGAAAGAAGTGCAGAATATTTCTTTTTTTCATGCGGGTGTACTCAATTTTATACAAATCCAAAATTCCTGAAAGATGATATTAAACAAGTTAAGCCAGTTGTTATGGCTACTGTCCCTAGGCTATGGGAGGCCATTCACGATGGCTTTTTCTTGGCTTTAAAAAAAATGCCTCCTAAAAAACAGAAAATTATAAAGATCTTGATAAAGAATAGTTCTATTTTTAAAAGAAATTTAAGAAAGATCAGAAATTTAGAAATTAATCAAGTAAGTTCCTTAGCAAAAATATCTTTGACAATATCTGTAATAGGAAGATTTTTTATACATAAGATATCTTCTACTTTTTTATGGCCAAGTATTTTGAAACAATTATGTGGAGAAAAACTAAAATTTCCAATCAATGGTGGGGGTGCTTTACCTGAGCACGTAGATTTGTTTTTTGAATCTTTAGGTATAGATGTTCTAGTCGGTTATGGATTAACAGAAACCAGTCCAGTACTCACTTGTAGAAGAAGAGAACTTAATGTTAGGGGATCTTCTGGACAACCATTGGCATTTACTGAAATTAAAATAATGAATGAAGAAAAAGATAAGATTTTGAAATTTAAAGAGATAGGCAAGATTCTTGTTAAAGGACCTCAAGTAATGAAAGGTTATTTGAATAATATTTCAGCTACTAAAGATGTTTTATCAAAAGATGGTTGGTTTGATACTGGAGATTTAGGTTTTCTTATTCCAAATGGATCTTTGGTTATAACAGGGCGAGCGAAGGATACGATAGTTCTTTCTAGTGGAGAAAATATAGAGCCAAATCCCCTTGAAACTGAGATTCTTAGTTCTGAATTTATTAATCAAGTTCAATTAGTAGGTCAAGATAAAAAATGTTTAACAGCACTTGTCGCTCCAAACATAGAATTAGTAGAAAATAAATTCTTTGAAAATGATATTTCCAAATTAAATTCGAATAAAAAAATTGGTTTGTTTTTTAAGTCGCAGATAAATAATTTGCTAAAAAATAGATTAGGAGCAAGATTTGAGGAACAGATATTAGAATGCTATTTTGTTGATGCTTTTACTTTAGAAAATGGTTTATTGACTCAAACTCTTAAGCAGAAAAGAAGAGAAATAGTTGATTTATATTCAACACATATAGAAGAAATGTATAAAAAATAA
- the proC gene encoding pyrroline-5-carboxylate reductase has product MTSKIAVIGFGNIAKAIITPLFDKKLLKPKDVYCLVNTKKSLENIRKNYKYDINIFQANSKGSEIIWDCEVKFLSVKPQQLKNIIELEKNKNYLLVSILAGVSLEKLIKKFPNHKCVRVVTNIPITIGKGLTGISWGDEIKEAQKQFIKRLFENSSKIYEFPEDLLDIFLSLTSSGPAIVALIIEALSDGGLSGGLQKRLSEELVVEMILGTVSLIKETNLTTAELKNMVTSPGGTTISALRVLENRSLRSALIEAVVSASNRSKEFR; this is encoded by the coding sequence GTGACAAGTAAAATTGCAGTAATTGGGTTTGGAAATATTGCAAAAGCTATTATAACTCCGCTATTTGATAAAAAATTACTAAAACCAAAGGATGTTTATTGTTTAGTAAATACAAAAAAAAGTTTAGAAAATATTAGAAAAAACTATAAATATGATATTAATATTTTTCAGGCAAACTCCAAAGGTTCGGAAATTATATGGGATTGCGAAGTTAAATTTCTCTCTGTAAAGCCTCAGCAACTTAAAAATATAATTGAATTAGAAAAAAATAAAAATTATTTATTGGTTTCTATTTTAGCTGGTGTATCTTTAGAAAAACTTATAAAAAAATTTCCAAATCATAAATGTGTTAGGGTAGTGACTAATATTCCAATAACAATTGGTAAAGGTTTAACTGGAATTTCATGGGGAGATGAAATAAAGGAAGCTCAGAAGCAATTCATAAAAAGATTATTTGAAAATTCTAGTAAAATTTATGAATTTCCTGAAGATTTACTCGATATTTTTTTATCATTAACTTCTTCCGGGCCAGCTATAGTTGCCCTGATTATTGAAGCTTTAAGTGACGGAGGTTTAAGCGGCGGATTGCAAAAAAGACTTTCTGAAGAACTTGTTGTAGAGATGATTTTAGGCACTGTTAGTTTAATAAAAGAAACTAATTTAACAACTGCTGAGCTTAAGAATATGGTAACTTCTCCTGGGGGCACCACCATATCAGCACTAAGGGTTTTAGAAAATAGGAGTTTAAGGTCTGCTCTTATAGAAGCAGTAGTTTCGGCCAGTAATCGTAGTAAAGAATTTCGTTAA
- the queA gene encoding tRNA preQ1(34) S-adenosylmethionine ribosyltransferase-isomerase QueA: protein MNFEIHNEEIDHKLEAYDYILDETLIANKPSKVRHESRLMIVRDSSLEEDFTTNKYTKNLLDELRKGDLVVVNDTKVMKARLKVELENGKLVELLVLEKADQSTWLCLARPAKKLKINSQLNLKSSLAKDIKLHISGTDKETGGRFIKFPENINDLISMNNLLDIYGETPLPPYIKSAEEESFHENSYQTEYASNPGAVAAPTAGLHLSKSLISNLKKKGILVMPITLHVGYGTFKPIDQEDLSNLKLHKEWVRVSSEVVEEIKRVKKTDRRVIAIGTTSVRALESCYSYEMGDLIPIDKYVDLVIKPGYKFKVVDGLLTNFHLPKSSLLLLVSAMIGRERLLNLYKKAIREKFRFFSYGDAMYISPDSFLVKK, encoded by the coding sequence TTGAATTTTGAAATTCATAATGAAGAAATAGATCATAAGCTAGAAGCTTATGATTATATTCTTGATGAAACATTAATTGCTAATAAACCTTCTAAAGTAAGGCACGAATCTAGATTAATGATAGTTAGAGATAGTTCATTAGAAGAAGACTTTACAACAAATAAATATACAAAGAATCTCTTGGACGAACTTAGAAAGGGTGATTTGGTCGTTGTAAATGATACGAAGGTGATGAAAGCAAGGTTAAAGGTTGAATTAGAAAATGGGAAATTAGTCGAATTATTAGTTTTGGAGAAAGCAGATCAATCTACTTGGCTATGTTTAGCAAGGCCTGCTAAAAAGTTAAAAATAAACAGTCAATTAAATTTAAAATCATCCTTGGCAAAAGATATAAAATTGCATATTTCTGGGACTGATAAAGAAACTGGAGGAAGATTTATCAAGTTTCCAGAAAATATAAATGATCTAATTTCAATGAATAATCTCCTTGATATATATGGAGAAACTCCCCTCCCTCCATATATAAAAAGCGCCGAAGAAGAATCTTTTCATGAAAATAGTTATCAAACTGAGTATGCAAGTAATCCTGGAGCAGTTGCTGCTCCAACAGCAGGATTACATTTAAGTAAAAGTCTTATTTCAAATTTAAAAAAAAAAGGCATATTAGTTATGCCAATTACTTTGCATGTAGGTTATGGAACATTTAAGCCAATTGATCAAGAAGATTTATCTAATTTAAAACTTCATAAAGAGTGGGTCAGGGTTAGTAGTGAAGTCGTAGAAGAAATAAAAAGAGTAAAAAAAACGGACAGAAGAGTAATAGCTATTGGAACTACAAGTGTAAGAGCTCTTGAAAGTTGCTATTCGTATGAAATGGGAGACTTAATTCCTATAGATAAGTATGTTGATTTAGTAATTAAGCCAGGTTATAAATTCAAAGTAGTTGATGGATTATTAACTAATTTTCATCTTCCAAAGAGTTCATTATTACTACTAGTAAGCGCAATGATTGGTAGAGAAAGATTACTAAATCTTTATAAAAAAGCCATAAGAGAAAAATTTAGATTCTTCTCTTATGGCGATGCTATGTATATTTCACCAGATTCATTTCTGGTGAAAAAATAA
- the recO gene encoding DNA repair protein RecO yields the protein MSGESRIKGLCIKASPLGESGRLITVLTDEQGIIRLAAPGARRPKSSLAAATPLTYLSFQIFGKRSLKSVRQIKILKSYNGLGKNIECLAAAQAITELTFLLVGNNDKQKDYLSSVLIHLDRIYEYNLESEEDFKMLSMSIQSLIHLLAIGGINIPVNFCCKTGEAIIPPLGNWDWQCSYLPNEGFSTVEDERSILKVNASEIALLQRLLFAELPIKSNGELLGPKKVWLKILSIVENWISAQLEKELSSLKMLREFYR from the coding sequence ATGTCAGGCGAAAGTAGAATAAAAGGTCTCTGTATTAAAGCTAGTCCGCTAGGTGAGAGTGGAAGATTAATTACTGTTTTAACAGATGAACAAGGTATTATTAGGCTTGCAGCTCCAGGTGCCAGGCGTCCAAAAAGTAGTCTTGCTGCAGCTACTCCGTTAACATATTTAAGTTTTCAGATCTTTGGAAAAAGAAGTCTCAAGTCTGTTCGTCAGATTAAAATTCTCAAAAGCTACAACGGGTTGGGGAAAAATATTGAATGTCTTGCTGCAGCTCAAGCAATAACTGAATTAACCTTTTTATTAGTTGGAAACAACGACAAGCAAAAAGATTACTTATCTAGCGTACTTATTCATTTAGATCGAATTTATGAATATAACCTTGAAAGTGAAGAGGACTTCAAAATGCTTTCAATGAGTATTCAATCTTTAATTCATTTATTAGCAATTGGAGGGATAAATATTCCCGTAAATTTTTGCTGTAAAACGGGCGAGGCTATCATCCCCCCCTTAGGTAACTGGGATTGGCAATGTTCCTATTTACCAAATGAGGGATTTTCTACAGTAGAAGATGAACGTAGTATTTTAAAAGTTAATGCTTCTGAAATTGCTCTTTTACAAAGACTTCTTTTTGCAGAATTACCCATCAAATCAAATGGAGAATTATTAGGACCTAAAAAAGTTTGGCTTAAGATATTATCAATTGTTGAAAATTGGATCTCTGCCCAATTAGAAAAAGAATTATCTTCACTAAAAATGTTAAGAGAATTTTATAGATAA
- the lipB gene encoding lipoyl(octanoyl) transferase LipB — MINRTSIIKQPDKISFFYDVYKLQKEYQDSLISGKSNMNFIWLGEHQLCYTVGRGSNMDNLLFSADEQDVFKIDRGGEVTCHMPGQLVTYLVLDLSNLNKDLNWYLRKIEKIIIKTLRSFNINCSTKDGFTGVWIGERKIASIGIGCKRWVTIHGFSINVNCKLENFNKIVPCGIKGCQMVNMSDYNKNVDIKEVKKIVKKIIHEEFNFNFVSE; from the coding sequence ATGATTAATAGAACATCAATAATTAAACAACCTGATAAAATTTCATTTTTTTATGACGTATATAAATTACAAAAAGAATATCAAGACTCATTAATTTCAGGTAAATCAAATATGAATTTTATTTGGTTAGGCGAGCATCAACTTTGCTATACAGTCGGAAGAGGTTCGAATATGGATAACTTGCTTTTCTCAGCAGATGAACAAGATGTATTTAAAATTGATAGAGGTGGTGAGGTTACATGCCATATGCCAGGACAGTTAGTCACTTATTTAGTTTTAGATTTGAGTAATTTAAATAAAGATTTAAATTGGTATTTAAGAAAAATTGAAAAAATAATTATTAAAACTCTAAGGAGTTTTAATATTAATTGCTCTACTAAAGATGGATTTACAGGTGTGTGGATAGGAGAAAGGAAAATTGCTTCAATCGGTATTGGATGCAAACGGTGGGTAACAATTCATGGCTTCTCAATAAACGTTAACTGCAAATTAGAAAATTTTAATAAGATTGTTCCTTGCGGTATTAAGGGCTGCCAAATGGTAAATATGTCTGATTACAATAAAAATGTAGATATAAAAGAAGTTAAGAAAATTGTTAAAAAAATCATTCATGAAGAGTTTAATTTTAATTTTGTATCAGAATAG
- a CDS encoding deoxyribose-phosphate aldolase, translating to MFNIDYELNEKIHAIIINPYLSLEELNANCDLIQKYNIRNVSTSLNFLSPIKDALNNHKVNINTLISYPLADLPLDFIDEFVCYAKDNGASGIEYIPNFLKLSKNDLNSFASEIESINASELPVTIIINKTKLDKELFEKAIEISLELGITNFQFGDGFGAAISKVDIVEILKFIGNQNSIKVVGSIKTLTQVVDLFDSGIDCIGTSNFNEIFKEIRLI from the coding sequence ATGTTTAATATCGATTATGAATTAAATGAAAAGATACATGCAATAATAATTAATCCGTATTTATCTTTGGAAGAATTAAATGCCAACTGCGATTTAATTCAAAAATATAATATTAGAAATGTTTCTACATCTCTTAACTTTTTAAGTCCTATAAAAGATGCATTAAACAATCATAAAGTAAATATAAATACTCTAATTTCTTATCCATTAGCTGATTTACCACTTGATTTTATTGATGAATTTGTTTGCTATGCAAAAGATAATGGTGCAAGCGGAATAGAATACATCCCTAATTTTCTAAAACTATCTAAAAATGATTTAAATAGTTTTGCTAGTGAAATTGAGAGTATTAATGCTTCAGAATTACCAGTCACTATAATCATAAACAAAACAAAATTAGATAAAGAACTTTTTGAAAAAGCCATAGAAATTTCTCTTGAATTAGGAATAACAAATTTTCAATTTGGAGATGGTTTTGGAGCTGCTATTTCTAAAGTTGATATAGTTGAAATATTAAAATTTATTGGCAACCAGAATTCTATAAAAGTGGTAGGAAGCATAAAAACACTAACCCAAGTTGTTGATTTATTTGATTCAGGTATAGATTGTATTGGAACATCAAATTTTAATGAGATTTTTAAAGAAATTAGACTTATTTAA
- the hpf gene encoding ribosome hibernation-promoting factor, HPF/YfiA family — protein sequence MKILIHGKNLELTGPLKEYTEAKIEKATHHYKDIVKEADIHLSIEKNPRVSFQTAEVTIFANGTIIRAEEKTENLYSSIDLVSNKLCRKLRKYKERHNKKLHNNLVKNKNSYSNAIEESDSIDKDIFNEEREVRLPEPSIKKKYFEMIPISLEEARKQLDFIDHDFYLFRNKLNNELQVIYKRNHGGYGLIQSK from the coding sequence ATGAAAATTTTAATCCATGGAAAGAATCTCGAACTTACAGGACCTTTAAAAGAATATACTGAGGCAAAAATAGAAAAAGCAACGCATCACTATAAGGATATCGTTAAAGAAGCAGATATACACCTTTCAATCGAAAAGAATCCAAGAGTTTCATTCCAAACAGCTGAAGTTACAATTTTTGCTAATGGAACTATTATCAGAGCTGAAGAAAAAACAGAGAATCTATATTCAAGTATTGATTTGGTTTCAAATAAACTTTGTAGAAAACTACGGAAATATAAAGAGAGGCATAATAAAAAATTACATAATAATCTTGTAAAGAATAAAAATTCTTATTCCAATGCAATTGAAGAATCAGATTCTATAGATAAAGATATATTCAACGAGGAAAGAGAGGTGAGATTACCTGAACCATCTATTAAAAAAAAATATTTTGAAATGATTCCTATCTCTTTGGAAGAGGCTAGAAAACAATTAGATTTTATTGATCATGATTTTTATTTATTTAGAAATAAATTAAATAATGAACTACAAGTTATTTATAAAAGGAATCATGGTGGTTATGGATTAATCCAGTCTAAATAA
- a CDS encoding cell division protein SepF: MSLISRLKAVVAGDDFLDDDFDELDYASEDEFNGNDDLKQNYKKSNALSNSNPFEFMNNNRTSNVVGMPGIANSSSEVNLMEPRSFDEMPQAIQALRERKTVILNLTMMDPDQAQRAVDFVAGGTYAIDGHQERVGESIFLFAPSCVNVTSSFPEEASPSNVSSKKTSQYKFETNTTPEPAWGESKLSAYN; encoded by the coding sequence GTGTCACTTATTTCTCGATTAAAGGCAGTTGTTGCAGGGGATGATTTTCTGGATGATGATTTTGATGAGTTGGATTATGCATCAGAGGATGAATTTAATGGTAATGATGATTTAAAACAAAATTATAAAAAATCGAATGCACTTTCAAATTCAAATCCATTTGAATTTATGAACAATAATAGGACATCAAATGTGGTAGGAATGCCAGGTATTGCTAATTCATCTTCAGAGGTAAACTTGATGGAGCCTAGAAGTTTTGATGAAATGCCTCAAGCAATACAGGCATTAAGAGAAAGAAAGACTGTAATTTTAAATTTGACTATGATGGATCCTGATCAAGCACAAAGAGCTGTTGATTTTGTTGCAGGAGGTACATATGCAATAGATGGTCATCAAGAAAGAGTCGGTGAAAGCATTTTTCTTTTTGCTCCTAGTTGTGTAAATGTAACTAGTTCTTTCCCAGAGGAGGCTTCTCCCTCTAATGTTTCAAGCAAAAAAACATCTCAATATAAATTTGAAACTAACACAACTCCAGAGCCAGCTTGGGGAGAATCTAAACTATCGGCTTACAATTAA
- a CDS encoding YlqD family protein, whose amino-acid sequence METKNSISIKRSIAIKAIVTPTWKEDAEKELSNAISAVDQQLSQLEQEGQQIVSNIRSQSVNPLDPRVQEQVGQVQQQVGAKRNELEEQKRNLLQQQSQVRDLKMDEIVDQGQVDSFCDVSVGDNLIKKMQVSITVKDGIIQSINNNE is encoded by the coding sequence ATGGAAACTAAAAACTCTATATCCATCAAACGTTCAATAGCAATAAAAGCTATTGTTACCCCTACTTGGAAAGAAGATGCTGAGAAGGAATTAAGTAATGCGATTTCTGCAGTTGACCAACAATTATCACAACTTGAACAAGAAGGTCAACAAATAGTTAGTAATATAAGATCCCAGTCAGTAAATCCATTAGATCCAAGAGTTCAAGAGCAAGTTGGCCAAGTTCAGCAACAAGTTGGTGCGAAAAGAAACGAACTTGAAGAGCAAAAAAGAAATCTATTGCAACAACAAAGCCAAGTTCGTGATTTAAAAATGGATGAAATTGTTGATCAAGGTCAGGTTGATAGCTTTTGTGATGTTTCGGTTGGAGATAATCTTATTAAGAAGATGCAAGTTTCAATAACAGTTAAAGATGGGATAATTCAATCGATTAATAACAACGAATAA